The bacterium genome window below encodes:
- a CDS encoding DUF5320 domain-containing protein gives MPRGDGTGPMGAGPMTGRGEGFCVGYDMPGYTNAGPLCGYGRGVRRGRGIGGGGRGWRHMYYATGQPGWMRFGGYPAPYAKPDPEAEKSFLKDQADALQAELDSIKKRLSEIETESTAKQP, from the coding sequence ATGCCAAGAGGAGATGGGACAGGGCCGATGGGTGCAGGGCCGATGACCGGACGCGGTGAGGGGTTTTGCGTTGGTTATGACATGCCCGGCTATACCAATGCCGGGCCCTTGTGTGGCTACGGCAGAGGGGTTCGCCGTGGTCGCGGAATCGGCGGAGGCGGTAGGGGCTGGCGGCACATGTACTATGCCACCGGTCAGCCGGGCTGGATGCGCTTTGGCGGATATCCGGCACCTTACGCGAAGCCGGATCCGGAAGCGGAGAAAAGCTTTCTCAAAGACCAGGCCGATGCTCTGCAGGCGGAGCTGGATTCGATAAAGAAGCGCCTCTCTGAAATCGAAACAGAGTCGACCGCGAAGCAACCGTAA